The proteins below come from a single Serratia ficaria genomic window:
- the pxpC gene encoding 5-oxoprolinase subunit PxpC — MLTILRAGIYTTVQDLGRDGFRRLGVSSGGALDAPALKIANLLVGNAPDAAGLEVTLGQFSAEFNRPGWIALTGAGCDAQLDGEPLWTGWRYPVKKGQRLTLKTPKRGMRSYLAVSGGIAVPEMLGSRSTDMKAAFGGLEGRNLKDGDRLPLGKEGALPHRRCGVKQLLFNNRIRALPGPEYAEFSEEAQESFWRTAWQLSPQSNRMGYRLHGGNPLTRTTDREMLSHGLLPGAVQVPHNGQPIVLMADAQTTGGYPRIACVIEADLYHLAQIRLGEPIHFIHCSLAEARRAKAEQDLFIQQIAWGLDDR, encoded by the coding sequence TCGTCGTCTCGGGGTCAGCTCCGGCGGCGCGCTCGATGCGCCGGCGCTGAAGATTGCCAACCTGCTGGTGGGCAATGCGCCGGACGCCGCCGGGTTGGAAGTGACCCTCGGCCAGTTCAGCGCCGAATTTAACCGCCCGGGCTGGATCGCGTTGACCGGCGCCGGCTGCGATGCCCAGCTGGACGGCGAGCCGCTGTGGACCGGCTGGCGTTATCCGGTGAAAAAGGGCCAACGGCTGACGCTGAAAACGCCGAAGCGCGGCATGCGCAGCTATCTGGCGGTGTCCGGCGGCATCGCGGTGCCGGAAATGCTGGGATCGCGCAGTACCGATATGAAAGCCGCCTTCGGCGGGTTGGAAGGCCGCAATCTGAAAGACGGCGATCGACTGCCGTTGGGAAAAGAAGGCGCATTGCCGCATCGCCGCTGCGGGGTGAAACAGCTGTTGTTCAATAACCGCATCCGCGCGCTGCCGGGGCCGGAATACGCCGAATTCAGCGAAGAGGCGCAGGAAAGCTTCTGGCGCACCGCCTGGCAGCTTAGCCCGCAGAGCAACCGCATGGGCTACCGTCTGCACGGCGGCAATCCGCTGACCCGCACCACCGATCGTGAAATGCTGTCGCACGGCCTGCTGCCGGGGGCGGTGCAGGTGCCGCACAACGGTCAGCCGATCGTGCTGATGGCCGATGCGCAAACCACCGGCGGTTACCCGCGCATCGCCTGCGTGATCGAAGCCGATCTCTACCATCTGGCGCAGATCCGCCTTGGCGAGCCGATCCACTTCATTCACTGTTCGCTGGCGGAGGCGCGGCGCGCCAAGGCCGAACAGGATCTCTTCATTCAACAGATAGCTTGGGGGTTAGATGATCGTTGA